Proteins from a genomic interval of Desulfovibrio piger:
- a CDS encoding AAA family ATPase has protein sequence MQTISDELSRLQVIELDAGQIFSGNPSGTPIKGYATPSLYTPRLDPNYLFHESSRDIIVWLLSPEEPLYIFGPSGCGKTSCVKQLAARLNYPLFEVTGHGRLEFADLTGHLTVHEGSMSYEYGPLALAMRYGGICLINELDMASPEVAAGLHGILDGSPLCIPENGGELIIPHPMFRFVATANTNGAGDDTGLYQGTQRQNLAFTDRFILCEMGYPDPSVEKKLLRDRYPALPVSLCETMVDYANEVRRLFMSEMSGSTLSGSIEITFSTRSLLRWGALTLRFQPLAKQGIQPVTYALDRALAYRASHETRAMLHELAQRMFPHLTGSGNDLLMGEEALGFVKLHCQRSSAVPYPRIFLRKEYVLDGQTLTKDWVGDAGAEGLTITWGHTGQSGQQHFVPVDTCKDKSPILELTSRAAKKLREGYALIKTKSSI, from the coding sequence ATGCAAACCATATCTGACGAATTGAGCCGGCTTCAGGTCATCGAACTGGATGCTGGTCAGATTTTTAGCGGCAATCCTTCCGGTACTCCCATCAAGGGATATGCCACCCCCTCTCTGTATACCCCCAGGTTGGACCCCAATTACCTGTTCCATGAATCCAGCAGGGACATCATCGTCTGGCTGCTTTCCCCGGAGGAACCCCTGTACATCTTTGGTCCTTCCGGTTGTGGGAAAACATCGTGTGTCAAACAACTGGCTGCACGCTTGAACTATCCCCTGTTCGAAGTGACGGGACACGGCAGGCTGGAGTTCGCTGATCTCACAGGACATTTGACCGTGCATGAAGGGAGCATGTCCTACGAATACGGACCACTTGCGCTTGCTATGCGTTACGGAGGCATCTGTCTGATCAATGAGCTGGATATGGCTTCACCGGAAGTCGCAGCAGGACTGCATGGTATCCTGGACGGTTCTCCTCTGTGTATCCCGGAAAATGGTGGGGAACTCATCATCCCTCATCCCATGTTCCGATTCGTGGCTACAGCCAATACCAATGGCGCAGGGGATGACACCGGTCTTTACCAGGGAACTCAGCGGCAGAATCTGGCTTTCACGGATCGATTCATCCTTTGCGAGATGGGCTACCCTGATCCCTCTGTGGAAAAGAAGCTCTTGCGGGATCGCTATCCGGCGTTGCCCGTATCCTTGTGTGAAACGATGGTGGACTATGCCAATGAAGTCCGCAGGTTGTTCATGAGCGAGATGAGTGGAAGCACACTGAGCGGCAGCATCGAAATCACGTTCTCCACGCGCAGTCTTTTGCGCTGGGGCGCTTTGACCTTGCGTTTTCAGCCACTGGCGAAACAGGGAATCCAGCCGGTGACATATGCTTTGGATAGAGCTCTTGCCTACAGGGCTTCACATGAGACCAGAGCTATGTTGCATGAACTGGCTCAACGCATGTTTCCGCATCTGACAGGGAGTGGAAACGATCTGCTCATGGGAGAGGAAGCTCTCGGGTTCGTAAAGCTGCATTGTCAGCGGAGTAGTGCTGTTCCCTATCCCCGTATCTTCCTGCGCAAGGAATACGTACTGGATGGGCAAACTCTGACCAAGGATTGGGTAGGCGATGCTGGTGCTGAAGGACTGACCATTACCTGGGGACATACTGGACAAAGCGGACAGCAGCATTTCGTTCCCGTGGATACCTGCAAAGACAAAAGCCCCATACTGGAACTGACATCCCGAGCCGCCAAAAAGTTGCGTGAAGGGTATGCCCTCATCAAAACCAAAAGCTCCATTTAG
- a CDS encoding transposase translates to MKQTDFRDVPDELWERIEPLLAPFKRKRSGGSKPLAQRTVLAGILYKCRTGCQWAMLPACYGSKSTVHEHFQRWNKAGIMAEIFRILLAEYGEKVGVDAQWQAMDGTLLQAPTRSQKISD, encoded by the coding sequence ATGAAACAAACAGATTTTCGTGATGTGCCTGATGAGCTGTGGGAACGTATCGAGCCTCTCCTTGCCCCGTTCAAACGAAAAAGAAGCGGCGGCAGCAAACCGCTTGCGCAGCGCACGGTTCTGGCAGGAATCCTCTACAAATGCCGGACAGGATGCCAATGGGCCATGCTTCCCGCCTGCTATGGATCAAAAAGCACTGTCCACGAGCACTTCCAGCGATGGAACAAAGCTGGCATCATGGCGGAGATTTTTCGCATCCTTCTTGCTGAATATGGGGAAAAGGTCGGCGTCGACGCCCAATGGCAGGCTATGGACGGCACCTTGCTGCAAGCCCCGACGCGCTCTCAAAAAATCAGCGACTGA
- a CDS encoding helix-turn-helix domain-containing protein, with amino-acid sequence MAGTKKQRLAVIVGANITARRKLLGWNQAAFAERLGMGADSLSRIERGLVAPRFQRLEEIAEILECSVAELFMTQEDLEKYRISFSSPKQEELPTVTRSEIIFLAEKIIQRLK; translated from the coding sequence GTGGCTGGGACGAAAAAGCAGCGACTCGCGGTCATAGTAGGTGCGAACATTACCGCACGACGAAAACTGCTGGGATGGAATCAGGCGGCCTTTGCCGAGCGTTTGGGGATGGGAGCAGATTCGCTTTCCAGAATCGAACGTGGCCTTGTCGCTCCTCGCTTTCAACGGTTGGAAGAGATCGCTGAAATCCTGGAATGTTCTGTCGCCGAGCTGTTTATGACCCAGGAAGATCTGGAGAAATACCGGATCAGCTTTTCGTCCCCGAAGCAGGAAGAACTGCCGACCGTCACCAGGAGTGAAATCATTTTCCTTGCGGAAAAGATCATCCAGCGTTTGAAATAA
- a CDS encoding DUF3150 domain-containing protein — MTQIISDIRILENLLALNLDISLWSARKKMTVEDFGGAELPPEDLASLGSKRIADPSSLKIFSTLKARAFSFLDRHGVRFMSGWAIPEEKAGAIIQELVAIRDEFLREKEAFLADYDESVKTWIDKHSQWSEIIRNSTVSPEYVRARMDFRWQLYKVSPLEQYPDEKAVLESGLAEEVEGLGNTLFDDLSRTAKDIWKRVYEGRTEVTHKALSPLRTLQSKLVGLSFVEPHVSPVADIIQSALDRMPKRGNITGSDLILLQGLVCLLKDSHALILHAQKVIEGNSTGSVLDALLKKDESVQPDEDNPFGTAELPVLPEVVSAPILPEIPSMGLW, encoded by the coding sequence ATGACCCAGATCATTTCCGATATCCGCATCCTGGAAAATCTGCTGGCTCTGAACCTGGATATCAGTCTCTGGTCAGCTCGGAAAAAAATGACCGTGGAAGACTTCGGTGGCGCTGAACTCCCTCCCGAAGACCTGGCTTCTTTGGGTTCCAAGCGTATCGCCGATCCCAGTTCGTTGAAGATCTTCTCCACCTTGAAAGCCCGTGCTTTCAGTTTTCTGGACAGGCATGGAGTACGTTTCATGTCTGGTTGGGCTATCCCGGAAGAGAAAGCTGGTGCCATCATTCAGGAACTGGTGGCCATCCGAGACGAATTCCTGCGGGAAAAAGAAGCATTCCTGGCGGATTATGATGAATCCGTCAAAACCTGGATAGACAAGCATTCCCAGTGGTCGGAAATCATCCGCAATTCCACGGTAAGTCCTGAATATGTTCGGGCTCGCATGGACTTTCGCTGGCAGCTGTACAAGGTATCCCCCCTGGAGCAGTATCCTGATGAAAAGGCAGTTCTGGAATCTGGTCTGGCGGAAGAAGTGGAAGGGCTCGGTAACACTCTTTTCGATGATCTGTCCCGGACTGCAAAGGATATCTGGAAGCGTGTTTATGAGGGAAGGACAGAAGTGACTCACAAGGCCCTGTCTCCTTTGCGCACTCTCCAATCCAAACTGGTAGGACTCAGCTTTGTGGAACCTCATGTGAGCCCTGTGGCTGATATCATCCAGTCCGCTCTGGATAGAATGCCCAAAAGAGGGAATATCACAGGAAGCGATCTGATCCTCCTGCAAGGTCTTGTCTGTCTTCTCAAGGACAGTCATGCGCTCATCCTCCATGCCCAGAAAGTCATCGAAGGAAATTCGACCGGTTCCGTTCTGGATGCGTTGCTCAAAAAGGATGAAAGCGTTCAGCCGGATGAGGACAATCCTTTCGGGACTGCTGAGTTGCCTGTGTTGCCGGAAGTCGTTTCCGCACCGATACTTCCTGAGATTCCCAGCATGGGGTTGTGGTAA
- a CDS encoding IS5 family transposase gives MGKRSASTPNGRLWTAPCCKPRRALKKSATEGLGRNPTDRGRSGGKIHLHVDGQGIPLGVTVTGANVHDSRLIEATLKNSREMGGWFLGSAVRHLCLDKGYDYPRVSEEVYVNGFEEHIRSRGEEVRDRWRTPARRWVVERTFAWLKGFRSLRTRYCCYLVNFMGLLYLALACILWRKLV, from the coding sequence ATGGGGAAAAGGTCGGCGTCGACGCCCAATGGCAGGCTATGGACGGCACCTTGCTGCAAGCCCCGACGCGCTCTCAAAAAATCAGCGACTGAGGGCCTTGGACGCAACCCGACGGACAGGGGCCGAAGCGGCGGCAAGATACATCTCCATGTGGATGGTCAGGGTATTCCTCTGGGAGTGACAGTCACAGGTGCCAATGTTCATGACAGCCGCCTGATAGAAGCGACGCTGAAGAACTCCCGGGAAATGGGCGGCTGGTTTCTGGGGTCTGCCGTACGCCATCTCTGTCTGGACAAGGGCTATGACTACCCGCGAGTCAGCGAAGAAGTCTACGTAAACGGATTTGAGGAGCATATCCGCAGCCGGGGGGAAGAAGTTCGGGACCGCTGGAGGACTCCTGCCCGCCGTTGGGTAGTAGAGCGGACATTCGCCTGGTTGAAGGGTTTTCGGAGCTTGCGTACTCGCTACTGTTGTTACCTCGTCAATTTTATGGGGCTACTTTACCTTGCTTTGGCCTGTATCCTTTGGAGAAAACTGGTATAG
- a CDS encoding recombinase family protein, with the protein MEGKQIGYIRVSSTDQNTARQLDGFHLDKVFTDRCSGKDTSRPQLVACLDYLRDGDTLHVHSIDRLARNLQDLLRIIESLNQRDVSVSFHKEGLTFSAGKAEDPFQKLQLQIIGAVAQFERAMIRERQREGIAIAKAAGKYKGRKPSFTPEQAELARKMVADGQSKTEIAAHFGVSRTTLYKVLQDKQT; encoded by the coding sequence ATGGAAGGAAAGCAGATCGGCTACATCCGTGTCAGCAGCACAGATCAGAATACAGCCAGACAACTCGATGGTTTTCACTTGGACAAGGTCTTCACCGACAGATGCAGTGGAAAGGACACGTCCAGACCTCAGTTGGTTGCTTGCTTGGACTACCTCCGTGATGGGGATACGCTGCATGTGCACAGCATCGACAGACTCGCTCGCAATCTTCAGGATCTTCTGCGAATCATCGAGAGCTTGAACCAGCGGGATGTTTCTGTCTCCTTCCACAAGGAAGGACTCACCTTTTCAGCAGGCAAAGCGGAAGACCCCTTCCAGAAGCTCCAGCTCCAAATCATCGGCGCAGTCGCCCAGTTTGAACGAGCCATGATCCGAGAACGGCAGCGAGAAGGGATTGCCATTGCCAAAGCCGCAGGGAAGTACAAAGGACGCAAACCATCCTTCACACCAGAACAGGCAGAGCTAGCTCGCAAGATGGTCGCTGATGGGCAGAGCAAAACGGAAATCGCAGCTCACTTTGGGGTAAGCAGGACTACCCTCTACAAGGTGCTTCAAGACAAGCAAACATAA
- a CDS encoding DUF4160 domain-containing protein: protein MPVILNIGAYRFFFYSNEGNPTKAPHIHVRECPAYILLYQFSPKDTGQSKVK from the coding sequence ATGCCAGTTATTTTAAATATAGGGGCATATCGATTTTTCTTCTATTCGAATGAGGGAAATCCGACAAAAGCTCCGCATATCCATGTAAGAGAATGTCCGGCATACATCTTGCTATACCAGTTTTCTCCAAAGGATACAGGCCAAAGCAAGGTAAAGTAG
- a CDS encoding zeta toxin family protein, producing the protein MPRLLCICGPNGAGKSTFTRTVALRENLLVIDPDKLAADGLSPMAAGKAAVRMARVFLQEGVSFARESTLTAHFDFTLMAEARQRGYQIELVYIRLSSPELALQRVAARVARGGHDVPAQDVIRRYARSLENLPRAMQLADKVTILDNSFGNYIPL; encoded by the coding sequence ATGCCACGGCTCTTGTGTATTTGTGGCCCCAATGGTGCTGGCAAAAGCACGTTCACAAGAACTGTCGCTCTCAGGGAAAATCTGTTGGTGATTGATCCTGACAAACTGGCGGCAGATGGATTATCGCCTATGGCGGCAGGCAAGGCTGCTGTACGTATGGCGCGTGTATTTTTACAGGAGGGGGTTTCCTTTGCCAGGGAGTCAACCCTGACGGCTCACTTTGACTTTACCCTGATGGCAGAAGCTCGACAACGAGGCTATCAGATTGAGCTGGTGTATATTCGTTTGTCCAGTCCTGAATTGGCTTTGCAGCGTGTAGCAGCTCGTGTTGCCCGTGGAGGCCATGACGTTCCTGCTCAAGATGTTATCCGTCGTTATGCCAGAAGTCTTGAAAATCTGCCACGTGCCATGCAATTGGCTGACAAGGTGACCATTTTGGATAACTCTTTCGGTAACTACATTCCCCTTTAG
- a CDS encoding DUF2442 domain-containing protein, with protein MTISPKTVWFDEDSMWVGLNDARVIGVPLAWFPRLLNATKIEREQYELSAFGIHWDHLNEDISVEGLLAGQGDLTKTPTKVA; from the coding sequence ATGACTATTTCGCCTAAAACAGTTTGGTTCGATGAGGATTCCATGTGGGTCGGTTTGAATGATGCCAGGGTGATTGGCGTTCCACTTGCTTGGTTTCCTCGCCTGCTTAATGCGACAAAAATAGAACGGGAACAGTACGAGTTAAGCGCTTTCGGGATTCACTGGGACCACTTGAATGAGGATATCTCTGTGGAGGGACTTCTTGCTGGGCAGGGTGATCTCACAAAGACTCCTACCAAAGTAGCTTAA
- a CDS encoding ERF family protein, with the protein MLEYCSAEISELAKALIAVQRELLPAARDGTNPFTRSNYATLNSVMEACRDVLLAHGIWMTQLPVPAPVELGPGHIGLLTKLTHAESGQWQSSLAVVPLPKADPQGMGSAITYARRYALTAMLGIITEEDDDGEAAKMQPKTSGRVKQPRNGAQVQKGFQDRRTTGG; encoded by the coding sequence ATGCTGGAATACTGTTCTGCTGAAATATCGGAACTGGCCAAGGCTCTTATCGCGGTACAGCGCGAATTGTTGCCTGCGGCCAGAGATGGCACCAATCCTTTCACCCGAAGCAATTACGCCACGCTCAACTCGGTCATGGAGGCTTGCCGTGATGTCCTCCTCGCACATGGTATCTGGATGACTCAGCTTCCTGTTCCTGCACCTGTGGAACTTGGTCCGGGACATATCGGTTTACTGACGAAACTCACACATGCGGAATCCGGTCAGTGGCAAAGCTCATTGGCAGTCGTTCCTCTGCCAAAAGCTGATCCGCAGGGGATGGGCAGCGCCATTACCTATGCCAGACGGTATGCTCTGACAGCCATGCTGGGCATAATCACAGAGGAGGATGACGATGGAGAAGCCGCAAAAATGCAACCTAAAACATCTGGACGCGTGAAACAGCCTAGAAACGGGGCTCAGGTGCAAAAAGGCTTTCAGGATAGGCGAACCACAGGCGGATAA
- a CDS encoding MucR family transcriptional regulator, which translates to MALEDKDIFAAIFAKHSNQPIEFVMAEYEKAKLLNMEIEKRLLEQPEFVVSPVQPVAAPVKQVALIPEIEKKPAPQKKQYTKDDLKFDPATAITEKSITCCLCGKQSLSLTARHLAHHELSVEDYKKLCGYEPTQKLMAREYLAKMTDNARRAQEARAAKRMEKEGQEG; encoded by the coding sequence ATGGCACTGGAAGATAAGGATATTTTTGCAGCGATTTTTGCTAAACACAGCAATCAACCTATCGAATTTGTCATGGCTGAGTATGAGAAAGCCAAGCTGCTCAACATGGAGATCGAGAAACGTCTCCTGGAACAGCCTGAGTTTGTAGTCTCCCCTGTCCAGCCCGTAGCTGCTCCTGTCAAGCAAGTGGCGCTGATCCCCGAAATTGAGAAAAAGCCTGCTCCCCAGAAGAAGCAGTATACGAAGGATGATTTGAAGTTCGATCCTGCTACGGCCATTACGGAGAAAAGCATCACCTGCTGCCTTTGCGGCAAGCAATCTTTGAGTCTGACGGCTCGTCATCTGGCTCATCATGAACTCAGCGTAGAGGACTACAAAAAACTTTGTGGCTATGAGCCGACACAAAAACTCATGGCTCGGGAATACCTCGCAAAGATGACGGATAATGCCAGACGTGCCCAGGAAGCCAGAGCTGCGAAGCGTATGGAGAAAGAGGGGCAGGAAGGATAA